In Stomoxys calcitrans chromosome 2, idStoCalc2.1, whole genome shotgun sequence, the following proteins share a genomic window:
- the LOC106091108 gene encoding protein takeout yields MRLYILSLSLVAVCIPQHTKAATFPAEIHRCHPGETDCIVQTANDLLGSYARKGLPAASFPVVEPFHLKKVQLTDGHSGSLNLKFSLRDVDVVGLSTVKFDRAVGFSPDPATSKFELYGSLPKLTIRSKYNADGRILILPIQGDGDADISFENVKFSTKFKPALHPKNGKMFLTVDKLKVLLEPQRMNIKLANLFNGDQALGSHMNQFLNENWSDVWVELQPAVQSTISDIIKIILDNMFKDFAYQDFMDI; encoded by the exons ATGCGTTTATACATTTTGAGTTTAAGCCTGGTGGCAGTCTGCATTCCTCAACATACCAAGGCAGCCACTTTCC ccgCCGAAATTCATCGCTGCCATCCCGGTGAAACCGATTGCATTGTGCAAACCGCCAATGATTTGTTAGGGTCGTATGCTCGCAAAGGTCTTCCAGCAGCCTCTTTCCCTGTGGTCGAGCCTTTCCATTTGAAAAAGGTTCAACTGACAGATGGTCACAGTGGTTCATTAAATTTGAAATTCTCACTACGCGATGTGGATGTCGTAGGCTTATCAACTGTGAAATTCGATCGTGCTGT TGGCTTCAGTCCCGATCCTGCTACCAGCAAATTTGAACTATACGGCAGCCTACCCAAGCTGACAATTCGCAGCAAATACAATGCCGATGGAAGAATTTTAATCCTACCAATTCAGGGTGATGGTGATGctgacatttcatttgaaaatgtcaaattctcaacGAAATTCAAGCCAGCCCTGCATCCCAAGAATGGCAAGATGTTCTTAACAGTTGATAAACTCAAAGTGCTGCTCGAACCCCAAAG AATGAACATTAAATTGGCAAATCTCTTCAATGGCGACCAAGCCTTGGGCAGTCACATGAATCAATTCCTCAATGAGAATTGGAGTGATGTTTGGGTGGAACTGCAGCCGGCTGTGCAATCAACCATCTCGGATATAATCAAAATCATATTGGACAACATGTTCAAGGACTTTGCCTACCAGGACTTCATGGATATCTAA
- the LOC106087311 gene encoding odorant receptor 2a-like: MPKEVLCLTLDTNSAFQYQWKVWHYMGIKAPENINRKLYQLYAVFINSFVTLLFPLTLIVNVFLAQNLQQLCENLTITLSDSLANVKFINVYLVRHELDSIQLILRRLDSRIQTRGEYNILKSAIRKAQTTFLIFLRLFTVGTVLSVVKIILAEKRSLLYPAWFGVNWEESAFKYAIVISYQLFGLIVQALQNVANDSYPPSYLIILTGHMEALEIRVKALGNHADGTLKVSLTAKEQNDCLKELNECIKDYINILKLHSTIQRVISKACLAQFVCSALIQCIVGLHFLYVVDTADYEATILSVIFFVAITMEVFVICYFGQMMSLQSWNLTYAFYSCGWLAQSPIFKRNLIITLIRTQRTSIILAGSYIPLNLPTFVQLMKFAYSTFTLLIRFK, translated from the exons ATGCCTAAGGAAGTGCTTTGTTTAACATTGGATACCAATTCGGCATTTCAATATCAATGGAAAGTTTGGCATTATATGGGCATTAAAGCCCCAGAGAACATAAATCGCAAGCTGTATCAACTTTATGCAGTTTTCATCAACTCTTTTGTGACATTGTTGTTCCCTTTAACATTGATAGTCAATGTGTTCTTGGCGCAAAATCTTCAACAATTGTGTGAAAATTTGACCATTACACTCAGCGATTCGTTGGCCAATGTGAAATTCATCAATGTCTATTTGGTGCGCCATGAATTGGATAGTATTCAACTGATACTACGTCGTCTGGATTCTAGGATTCAAACTCGTGGGGAATATAACATACTAAAATCCGCCATAAGGAAGGCCCAGACCACATTCCTCATATTTCTGCGCCTCTTCACGGTGGGCACCGTTTTAAGCGTTGTGAAAATAATCTTGGCCGAGAAACGCTCATTACTTTATCCCGCTTGGTTTGGAGTCAACTGGGAGGAGAGTGCCTTCAAGTATGCGATTGTCATCAGCTACCAACTTTTTGGCCTAATTGTGCAAGCCTTACAAAATGTGGCCAATGACTCATATCCCCCCTCATATTTGATTATACTAACCGGGCATATGGAGGCTTTGGAGATAAGGGTTAAAGCTTTAGGTAACCATGCCGATGGCACATTAAAAGTCTCTCTAACTGCAAAGGAACAAAACGACTGCCTGAAGGAGTTGAATGAGTGTATTAAGGATTATATAAATATACTGAA ATTACATTCCACAATTCAGCGTGTTATCTCCAAGGCTTGTCTGGCACAGTTCGTATGCTCGGCCTTGATTCAATGCATTGTGGGCCTTCATTTTCTGTATGTGGTGGATACGGCCGATTACGAGGCCACCATACTATCAGTGATATTTTTTGTGGCCATAACTATGGAAGTCTTTGTGATTTGCTATTTTGGTCAAATGATGAGTTTACAAAGTTGGAATCTCACCTATGCCTTCTACTCATGTGGATGGCTGGCCCAATCTCCGATATTTAAACGAAATCTTATAATCACTCTCATACGAACGCAACGTACTTCGATTATATTGGCTGGCTCCTATATACCCTTGAATTTGCCCACATTTGTGCAG CTTATGAAGTTTGCTTATTCTACATTTACATTGTTGATTCGATTCAAATAG